A genomic region of Mus musculus strain C57BL/6J chromosome 7, GRCm38.p6 C57BL/6J contains the following coding sequences:
- the Ldha gene encoding L-lactate dehydrogenase A chain isoform 1 (isoform 1 is encoded by transcript variant 1): MATLKDQLIVNLLKEEQAPQNKITVVGVGAVGMACAISILMKDLADELALVDVMEDKLKGEMMDLQHGSLFLKTPKIVSSKDYCVTANSKLVIITAGARQQEGESRLNLVQRNVNIFKFIIPNIVKYSPHCKLLIVSNPVDILTYVAWKISGFPKNRVIGSGCNLDSARFRYLMGERLGVHALSCHGWVLGEHGDSSVPVWSGVNVAGVSLKSLNPELGTDADKEQWKEVHKQVVDSAYEVIKLKGYTSWAIGLSVADLAESIMKNLRRVHPISTMIKGLYGINEDVFLSVPCILGQNGISDVVKVTLTPEEEARLKKSADTLWGIQKELQF, from the exons ATGGCAACCCTCAAGGACCAGCTGATTGTGAATCTTCTTAAGGAAGAGCAGGCTCCCCAGAACAAGATTACAGTTGTTGGGGTTGGTGCTGTTGGCATGGCTTGTGCCATCAGTATCTTAATGAAG GACTTGGCGGATGAGCTTGCCCTTGTTGACGTCATGGAAGACAAACTCAAGGGCGAGATGATGGATCTCCAGCATGGCAGCCTCTTCCTTAAAACACCAAAAATTGTCTCCAGCAAAG ACTACTGTGTAACTGCGAACTCCAAGCTGGTCATTATCACCGCGGGGGCCCGTCAGCAAGAGGGGGAGAGCCGGCTCAACCTGGTCCAGCGAAACGTGAACATCTTCAAGTTCATCATTCCCAACATTGTCAAGTACAGTCCACACTGCAAGCTGCTGATCGTCTCCAATCCAG TGGATATCTTGACCTACGTGGCTTGGAAAATCAGTGGCTTTCCCAAAAACCGAGTAATTGGAAGTGGTTGCAATCTGGATTCAGCGCGGTTCCGTTACCTGATGGGAGAGAGGCTGGGGGTTCACGCGCTGAGCTGTCACGGCTGGGTCCTGGGAGAACATGGCGACTCCAGTG TGCCTGTGTGGAGTGGTGTGAATGTTGCCGGCGTCTCCCTGAAGTCTCTTAACCCAGAACTGGGCACTGACGCAGACAAGGAGCAGTGGAAGGAGGTTCACAAGCAGGTGGTGGACAG TGCCTACGAGGTGATCAAGCTGAAAGGTTACACATCCTGGGCCATTGGCCTCTCTGTGGCAGACTTGGCTGAGAGCATAATGAAGAACCTTAGGCGGGTGCATCCCATTTCCACCATGATTAAG GGTCTCTATGGAATCAATGAGGATGTCTTCCTCAGTGTCCCATGTATCCTGGGACAAAATGGAATCTCGGATGTTGTGAAGGTGACACTGACTCCTGAGGAAGAGGCCCGCCTGAAGAAGAGCGCAGACACCCTCTGGGGAATCCAGAAGGAGCTGCAGTTCTAA
- the Ldha gene encoding L-lactate dehydrogenase A chain isoform 2 (isoform 2 is encoded by transcript variant 2): MSKSSGGYTYTETSVLFFHFKVSKDSKSKMATLKDQLIVNLLKEEQAPQNKITVVGVGAVGMACAISILMKDLADELALVDVMEDKLKGEMMDLQHGSLFLKTPKIVSSKDYCVTANSKLVIITAGARQQEGESRLNLVQRNVNIFKFIIPNIVKYSPHCKLLIVSNPVDILTYVAWKISGFPKNRVIGSGCNLDSARFRYLMGERLGVHALSCHGWVLGEHGDSSVPVWSGVNVAGVSLKSLNPELGTDADKEQWKEVHKQVVDSAYEVIKLKGYTSWAIGLSVADLAESIMKNLRRVHPISTMIKGLYGINEDVFLSVPCILGQNGISDVVKVTLTPEEEARLKKSADTLWGIQKELQF; this comes from the exons ATGAGTAAGTCCTCAGGCGGCTACACGTACACGGAGACCTCGGtattatttttccatttcaaG GTCTCAAAAGATTCAAAGTCCAAGATGGCAACCCTCAAGGACCAGCTGATTGTGAATCTTCTTAAGGAAGAGCAGGCTCCCCAGAACAAGATTACAGTTGTTGGGGTTGGTGCTGTTGGCATGGCTTGTGCCATCAGTATCTTAATGAAG GACTTGGCGGATGAGCTTGCCCTTGTTGACGTCATGGAAGACAAACTCAAGGGCGAGATGATGGATCTCCAGCATGGCAGCCTCTTCCTTAAAACACCAAAAATTGTCTCCAGCAAAG ACTACTGTGTAACTGCGAACTCCAAGCTGGTCATTATCACCGCGGGGGCCCGTCAGCAAGAGGGGGAGAGCCGGCTCAACCTGGTCCAGCGAAACGTGAACATCTTCAAGTTCATCATTCCCAACATTGTCAAGTACAGTCCACACTGCAAGCTGCTGATCGTCTCCAATCCAG TGGATATCTTGACCTACGTGGCTTGGAAAATCAGTGGCTTTCCCAAAAACCGAGTAATTGGAAGTGGTTGCAATCTGGATTCAGCGCGGTTCCGTTACCTGATGGGAGAGAGGCTGGGGGTTCACGCGCTGAGCTGTCACGGCTGGGTCCTGGGAGAACATGGCGACTCCAGTG TGCCTGTGTGGAGTGGTGTGAATGTTGCCGGCGTCTCCCTGAAGTCTCTTAACCCAGAACTGGGCACTGACGCAGACAAGGAGCAGTGGAAGGAGGTTCACAAGCAGGTGGTGGACAG TGCCTACGAGGTGATCAAGCTGAAAGGTTACACATCCTGGGCCATTGGCCTCTCTGTGGCAGACTTGGCTGAGAGCATAATGAAGAACCTTAGGCGGGTGCATCCCATTTCCACCATGATTAAG GGTCTCTATGGAATCAATGAGGATGTCTTCCTCAGTGTCCCATGTATCCTGGGACAAAATGGAATCTCGGATGTTGTGAAGGTGACACTGACTCCTGAGGAAGAGGCCCGCCTGAAGAAGAGCGCAGACACCCTCTGGGGAATCCAGAAGGAGCTGCAGTTCTAA
- the Ldhc gene encoding L-lactate dehydrogenase C chain, with protein MSTVKEQLIQNLVPEDKLSRCKITVVGVGNVGMACAISILLKGLADELALVDADTNKLRGEALDLLHGSLFLSTPKIVFGKDYNVSANSKLVIITAGARMVSGETRLDLLQRNVAIMKAIVPGIVQNSPDCKIIIVTNPVDILTYVVWKISGFPVGRVIGSGCNLDSARFRYLIGEKLGVNPTSCHGWVLGEHGDSSVPIWSGVNVAGVTLKSLNPAIGTDSDKEHWKNVHKQVVEGGYEVLNMKGYTSWAIGLSVTDLARSILKNLKRVHPVTTLVKGFHGIKEEVFLSIPCVLGQSGITDFVKVNMTAEEEGLLKKSADTLWNMQKDLQL; from the exons ATGTCCACCGTCAAGGAGCAGCTGATTCAGAACCTAGTTCCGGAAGATAAACTTTCCCGGTGTAAGATTACTGTGGTCGGAGTTGGAAATGTGGGCATGGCGTGTGCTATTAGTATTTTACTGAAg GGTTTGGCTGATGAACTTGCCCTTGTTGACGCTGATACGAACAAACTGAGGGGAGAGGCACTGGATCTTCTGCACGGCAGTCTTTTCCTTAGCACTCCAAAAATCGTCTTTGGAAAAG ATTACAATGTATCTGCCAACTCCAAACTGGTTATTATCACAGCTGGTGCAAGAATGGTGTCTGGAGAAACTCGCCTTGACCTGCTCCAACGTAATGTCGCTATCATGAAAGCCATTGTTCCGGGCATTGTCCAAAACAGTCCGGACTGTAAAATAATTATCGTCACTAACCCAG TGGATATTTTGACATACGTGGTTTGGAAGATAAGCGGCTTCCCTGTAGGCCGTGTGATCGGAAGTGGCTGTAACCTAGACTCAGCACGTTTTCGTTACCTGATTGGGGAGAAGCTGGGTGTCAACCCTACAAGCTGCCACGGCTGGGTTCTTGGAGAACATGGGGACTCCAGTG tgCCCATATGGAGTGGTGTAAACGTTGCTGGCGTAACTCTGAAGTCACTGAACCCAGCAATAGGAACTGACTCAGATAAGGAACACTGGAAAAATGTTCACAAGCAGGTGGTGGAAGG CGGCTATGAGGTCCTTAACATGAAGGGCTATACCTCTTGGGCTATCGGGCTGTCTGTGACTGATCTGGCGCGATCCATCTTGAAGAATCTTAAGAGAGTGCATCCTGTTACCACGCTGGTTAAG GGCTTCCATGGGATAAAGGAAGAGGTCTTCCTCAGTATCCCTTGTGTCTTGGGACAAAGTGGTATCACAGACTTTGTGAAAGTCAACATGACCGCTGAGGAGGAGGGTCTCCTCAAGAAGAGTGCGGACACACTCTGGAATATGCAGAAGGATCTGCAGTTATAA